In a single window of the Equus quagga isolate Etosha38 chromosome 7, UCLA_HA_Equagga_1.0, whole genome shotgun sequence genome:
- the CLK4 gene encoding dual specificity protein kinase CLK4 isoform X2, whose translation MRHSKRTHCPDWDSRESWGHESYGGSHKRKRRSHSSTQENRHCKPHHQFKDSDCHYLEARSLNERDYRDRRYVDEYRNDYCEGYIPRHYHRDVESSYRIHCSKSSVRSRRSSPKRKRNRHCSSHQSHSKSHRRKRSRSIEDDEEGHLICQSGDVLRARYEIVDTLGEGAFGKVVECIDHGMDGIHVAVKIVKNVGRYREAARSEIQVLEHLNSTDPNSVFRCVQMLEWFDHHGHVCIVFELLGLSTYDFIKENSFLPFQIDHIRQMAYQICQSINFLHHNKLTHTDLKPENILFVKSDYVVKYNSKMKRDERTLKNTDIKVVDFGSATYDDEHHSTLVSTRHYRAPEVILALGWSQPCDVWSIGCILIEYYLGFTVFQTHDSKEHLAMMERILGPIPTHMIQKTRKRKYFHHDQLDWDEHSSAGRYVRRRCKPLKEFMLCHDEEHEKLFDLVRRMLEYDPVKRITLDEALQHPFFDLLKKK comes from the exons CGGAAGAGGAGGTCCCATAGTAGTACGCAGGAGAACCGACATTGTAAACCACATCACCAGTTTAAAGACTCTGATTG TCATTATTTAGAAGCCAGGTCCTTGAATGAGAGAGATTATCGGGACCGGAGATATGTTGATGAATACAGAAATGACTACTGTGAAGGATATATTCCTAGACATTATCACAGAGACGTGGAAAGCAGTTACCGAATCCACTGCAGTAAATCCTCAGTCCGAAGCAGGAGAAGCAGTCCTAAAAGGAAGCGTAATAGACACTGTTCAAGTCATCAGTCACATTCG AAGAGCCACCGAAGGAAAAGATCCAGGAGTATAGAGGATGATGAGGAGGGTCACCTGATCTGTCAAAGTGGAGACGTTCTAAGAGCAAGAT ATGAAATCGTGGACACTTTGGGTGAAGGGGCCTTTGGCAAAGTTGTAGAGTGCATTGATCATGGCAT ggatGGCATACATGTAGCAGTAAAAATCGTAAAAAATGTAGGTCGATATCGAGAAGCAGCTCGTTCAGAAATCCAAGTATTGGAACATTTAAATAGTACTGATCCCAATAGTGTCTT CCGATGTGTCCAGATGCTAGAGTGGTTTGATCATCATGGTCATGTTTGTATTGTGTTTGAATTGCTGGGACTTAGTACCTAtgatttcattaaagaaaatagttttctgCCATTTCAAATTGATCACATCAGGCAGATGGCATATCAGATCTGCCAGTCAATAAATT TTTTGCATCATAATAAATTAACCCATACAGATCTGaagcctgaaaatattttatttgtgaagtCTGACTATGTAGTCAAATATAATTCTAAAATG AAACGTGATGAACGTACGCTGAAAAACACAGATATCAAAGTTGTTGACTTTGGAAGTGCAACCTACGATGATGAACATCATAGTACTTTGGTATCTACACGGCATTACAGAGCTCCAGAGGTCATTTTAG ctttaggTTGGTCTCAGCCTTGTGATGTTTGGAGCATAGGTTGCATTCTTATTGAATATTACCTTGGCTTCACAGTCTTTCAG aCTCATGACAGTAAAGAGCACCTGGCAATGATGGAACGAATATTAGGACCCATACCAACACACATGATTCAGAAAACAAG AAAACGCAAGTATTTTCATCATGACCAGCTAGATTGGGATGAACATAGTTCTGCTGGTAGATATGTTAGGAGACGCTGCAAACCattaaag GAATTTATGCTTTGTCATGATGAAGAACATGAGAAACTGTTTGACCTGGTTCGAAGAATGTTAGAATATGATCCAGTGAAAAGAATTACCTTAGATGAAGCATTGCAGCAtcctttctttgacttattaaaaaagaaatga
- the CLK4 gene encoding dual specificity protein kinase CLK4 isoform X1 translates to MKATVEVTNGRGGPIVVRRRTDIVNHITSLKTLIDVPLGLFTRLLSKLASWGYFKKHHYLEARSLNERDYRDRRYVDEYRNDYCEGYIPRHYHRDVESSYRIHCSKSSVRSRRSSPKRKRNRHCSSHQSHSKSHRRKRSRSIEDDEEGHLICQSGDVLRARYEIVDTLGEGAFGKVVECIDHGMDGIHVAVKIVKNVGRYREAARSEIQVLEHLNSTDPNSVFRCVQMLEWFDHHGHVCIVFELLGLSTYDFIKENSFLPFQIDHIRQMAYQICQSINFLHHNKLTHTDLKPENILFVKSDYVVKYNSKMKRDERTLKNTDIKVVDFGSATYDDEHHSTLVSTRHYRAPEVILALGWSQPCDVWSIGCILIEYYLGFTVFQTHDSKEHLAMMERILGPIPTHMIQKTRKRKYFHHDQLDWDEHSSAGRYVRRRCKPLKEFMLCHDEEHEKLFDLVRRMLEYDPVKRITLDEALQHPFFDLLKKK, encoded by the exons CGGAAGAGGAGGTCCCATAGTAGTACGCAGGAGAACCGACATTGTAAACCACATCACCAGTTTAAAGACTCTGATTG ATGTTCCATTGGGACTGTTTACCAGATTGCTTTCTAAATTAGCCAGCTGGGGttactttaaaaaaca TCATTATTTAGAAGCCAGGTCCTTGAATGAGAGAGATTATCGGGACCGGAGATATGTTGATGAATACAGAAATGACTACTGTGAAGGATATATTCCTAGACATTATCACAGAGACGTGGAAAGCAGTTACCGAATCCACTGCAGTAAATCCTCAGTCCGAAGCAGGAGAAGCAGTCCTAAAAGGAAGCGTAATAGACACTGTTCAAGTCATCAGTCACATTCG AAGAGCCACCGAAGGAAAAGATCCAGGAGTATAGAGGATGATGAGGAGGGTCACCTGATCTGTCAAAGTGGAGACGTTCTAAGAGCAAGAT ATGAAATCGTGGACACTTTGGGTGAAGGGGCCTTTGGCAAAGTTGTAGAGTGCATTGATCATGGCAT ggatGGCATACATGTAGCAGTAAAAATCGTAAAAAATGTAGGTCGATATCGAGAAGCAGCTCGTTCAGAAATCCAAGTATTGGAACATTTAAATAGTACTGATCCCAATAGTGTCTT CCGATGTGTCCAGATGCTAGAGTGGTTTGATCATCATGGTCATGTTTGTATTGTGTTTGAATTGCTGGGACTTAGTACCTAtgatttcattaaagaaaatagttttctgCCATTTCAAATTGATCACATCAGGCAGATGGCATATCAGATCTGCCAGTCAATAAATT TTTTGCATCATAATAAATTAACCCATACAGATCTGaagcctgaaaatattttatttgtgaagtCTGACTATGTAGTCAAATATAATTCTAAAATG AAACGTGATGAACGTACGCTGAAAAACACAGATATCAAAGTTGTTGACTTTGGAAGTGCAACCTACGATGATGAACATCATAGTACTTTGGTATCTACACGGCATTACAGAGCTCCAGAGGTCATTTTAG ctttaggTTGGTCTCAGCCTTGTGATGTTTGGAGCATAGGTTGCATTCTTATTGAATATTACCTTGGCTTCACAGTCTTTCAG aCTCATGACAGTAAAGAGCACCTGGCAATGATGGAACGAATATTAGGACCCATACCAACACACATGATTCAGAAAACAAG AAAACGCAAGTATTTTCATCATGACCAGCTAGATTGGGATGAACATAGTTCTGCTGGTAGATATGTTAGGAGACGCTGCAAACCattaaag GAATTTATGCTTTGTCATGATGAAGAACATGAGAAACTGTTTGACCTGGTTCGAAGAATGTTAGAATATGATCCAGTGAAAAGAATTACCTTAGATGAAGCATTGCAGCAtcctttctttgacttattaaaaaagaaatga
- the CLK4 gene encoding dual specificity protein kinase CLK4 isoform X3, translated as MCVPLEASHSVEEDTHPSHYLEARSLNERDYRDRRYVDEYRNDYCEGYIPRHYHRDVESSYRIHCSKSSVRSRRSSPKRKRNRHCSSHQSHSKSHRRKRSRSIEDDEEGHLICQSGDVLRARYEIVDTLGEGAFGKVVECIDHGMDGIHVAVKIVKNVGRYREAARSEIQVLEHLNSTDPNSVFRCVQMLEWFDHHGHVCIVFELLGLSTYDFIKENSFLPFQIDHIRQMAYQICQSINFLHHNKLTHTDLKPENILFVKSDYVVKYNSKMKRDERTLKNTDIKVVDFGSATYDDEHHSTLVSTRHYRAPEVILALGWSQPCDVWSIGCILIEYYLGFTVFQTHDSKEHLAMMERILGPIPTHMIQKTRKRKYFHHDQLDWDEHSSAGRYVRRRCKPLKEFMLCHDEEHEKLFDLVRRMLEYDPVKRITLDEALQHPFFDLLKKK; from the exons ATGTGCGTCCCTCTTGAAGCTTCGCACTCTGTTGAAGAGGACACTCATCCCAG TCATTATTTAGAAGCCAGGTCCTTGAATGAGAGAGATTATCGGGACCGGAGATATGTTGATGAATACAGAAATGACTACTGTGAAGGATATATTCCTAGACATTATCACAGAGACGTGGAAAGCAGTTACCGAATCCACTGCAGTAAATCCTCAGTCCGAAGCAGGAGAAGCAGTCCTAAAAGGAAGCGTAATAGACACTGTTCAAGTCATCAGTCACATTCG AAGAGCCACCGAAGGAAAAGATCCAGGAGTATAGAGGATGATGAGGAGGGTCACCTGATCTGTCAAAGTGGAGACGTTCTAAGAGCAAGAT ATGAAATCGTGGACACTTTGGGTGAAGGGGCCTTTGGCAAAGTTGTAGAGTGCATTGATCATGGCAT ggatGGCATACATGTAGCAGTAAAAATCGTAAAAAATGTAGGTCGATATCGAGAAGCAGCTCGTTCAGAAATCCAAGTATTGGAACATTTAAATAGTACTGATCCCAATAGTGTCTT CCGATGTGTCCAGATGCTAGAGTGGTTTGATCATCATGGTCATGTTTGTATTGTGTTTGAATTGCTGGGACTTAGTACCTAtgatttcattaaagaaaatagttttctgCCATTTCAAATTGATCACATCAGGCAGATGGCATATCAGATCTGCCAGTCAATAAATT TTTTGCATCATAATAAATTAACCCATACAGATCTGaagcctgaaaatattttatttgtgaagtCTGACTATGTAGTCAAATATAATTCTAAAATG AAACGTGATGAACGTACGCTGAAAAACACAGATATCAAAGTTGTTGACTTTGGAAGTGCAACCTACGATGATGAACATCATAGTACTTTGGTATCTACACGGCATTACAGAGCTCCAGAGGTCATTTTAG ctttaggTTGGTCTCAGCCTTGTGATGTTTGGAGCATAGGTTGCATTCTTATTGAATATTACCTTGGCTTCACAGTCTTTCAG aCTCATGACAGTAAAGAGCACCTGGCAATGATGGAACGAATATTAGGACCCATACCAACACACATGATTCAGAAAACAAG AAAACGCAAGTATTTTCATCATGACCAGCTAGATTGGGATGAACATAGTTCTGCTGGTAGATATGTTAGGAGACGCTGCAAACCattaaag GAATTTATGCTTTGTCATGATGAAGAACATGAGAAACTGTTTGACCTGGTTCGAAGAATGTTAGAATATGATCCAGTGAAAAGAATTACCTTAGATGAAGCATTGCAGCAtcctttctttgacttattaaaaaagaaatga